A genomic window from Lates calcarifer isolate ASB-BC8 unplaced genomic scaffold, TLL_Latcal_v3 _unitig_4980_quiver_798, whole genome shotgun sequence includes:
- the LOC108872834 gene encoding trace amine-associated receptor 13c-like: protein MEALKEDELCFPQLNNSCKKTMRPHLEAALIYTVLSGISLATVILNLLVIISISHFRQLHTTTNLLLLSLAVADFLMGLPEMPTEILLFRGCWMLGDFVCALNYFLGFLIVSVSVGSMVLISIDRYMAICDPMFYTTKVTLKKVQLCIWMCWIFSAVHSTWILRDFLQQPDRYNSCYGECVVIINYVEGAADLVLTFLGPILVITLLYLRVFMVAVSQARAMRSHVTDVTLQRSETVKAKKSEMKAARTLGVVIVVFILCSSPYYCFTVETENNSIGATSAAIQLWLLYFNSCLNPVIYVFFYPWFRKAIKQIVTLQILQPGSSETSLM from the exons atGGAGGCCCTGAAAGAAGATGAACTTTGCTTTCCCCAGCTCAACAACTCCTGCAAGAAGACGATGCGTCCTCACTTGGAGGCTGCGCTCATCTACACTGTGCTGTCTGGCATCTCTCTGGCTACTGTGATTCTtaacctgctggtcatcatctctaTCTCACACTTCAG GCAActccacaccaccaccaacctcctccttctctctctggctgttgcAGACTTCCTTATGGGTCTCCCAGAGATGCCAACTGAAATCCTGCTTTTCCGAGGCTGCTGGATGCTGGGTGACTTTGTATGTGCTCTGAATTACTTTTTAGGTTTCCttattgtcagtgtttcagtaggAAGTATGGTGCTCATATCAATTGATCGCTACATGGCAATTTGTGACCCAATGTTTTACACCACCAAAGTCACTCTGAAAAAAGTTCAACTCTGCATTTGGATGTGTTGGATATTTTCTGCTGTGCACAGCACTTGGATACTGAGGGATTTCCTCCAACAACCAGACAGGTATAACTCCTGTTATGGAGAATGTGTAGTCATAATTAATTATGTTGAAGGAGCTGCTGACCTTGTTTTGACCTTTTTAGGCCCCATTTTAGTCATTACACTTCTGTATTTGCGAGTATTTatggtggctgtgtctcaggctcgtgccatgcgctctcatGTCACAGATGTCACACTTCAGCGTTCAGAGACTGTAAAAGCTAAGAAATCTGAgatgaaagcagccaggactcttggtgttgtAATAGTTGTATTCATTTTGTGCTCCTCTCCGTATTACTGTTTCAcagttgaaactgaaaacaactcAATAGGGGCGACCTCTGCAGCCATCCAACTTTGGCTATTGTACTTTAACTCCTGTCTAAACCCTGTGATCTATGTTTTTTTCTACCCCTGGTTCAGAAAAGCTATTAAACAAATTGTTACACTTCAGATACTGCAGCCTGGCTCCTCTGAGACCAGTCTTATGTAG
- the LOC108872836 gene encoding trace amine-associated receptor 13c-like — protein MEALKEAELCFPQLNNSCKKMMRPHLEAALIYTVLSGISVATMVLNLLVIISISHFRQLHTTTNLLLLSLAIADFLMGLLQMPTEILLFRGCWMLGDFICALNYFLGFLIVSVSVGSMVLISIDRYMAICDPMFYTTKVTLKKVQLCIWMCWIFSAVHSTWILRDFLQQPDRYNSCYGECVVIINYVEGAADLVLTFLGPILVITLLYLRVFMVAVSQARAMRSHVTDVTLQRSETVKAKKSEMKAARTLGIVIVVFILCSCPYYCFTVETENSSIGATSAAIQLWLLYFNSCLNPVIYVFFYPWFRKAIKQIVTLQILQPGSSETSLM, from the exons atGGAGGCCCTGAAAGAAGCTGAACTTTGCTTTCCCCAGCTCAACAACTCCTGCAAGAAGATGATGCGTCCTCACTTGGAGGCTGCGCTCATTTACACTGTGCTGTCCGGCATCTCTGTGGCCACCATGGTTCTtaacctgctggtcatcatctctaTCTCACACTTCAG GCAActccacaccaccaccaacctcctccttctctctctggctaTTGCAGACTTCCTTATGGGTCTCCTGCAGATGCCAACTGAAATCCTGCTTTTCCGAGGCTGCTGGATGCTGGGTGACTTCATATGTGCTCTGAATTACTTTTTAGGTTTCCttattgtcagtgtttcagtaggAAGTATGGTGCTCATATCAATTGACCGTTACATGGCAATTTGTGACCCAATGTTTTACACCACCAAAGTCACTCTGAAAAAAGTTCAACTCTGCATTTGGATGTGTTGGATATTTTCTGCTGTGCACAGCACTTGGATACTGAGGGATTTCCTCCAACAACCAGACAGGTATAACTCCTGTTATGGAGAATGTGTAGTCATAATTAATTATGTTGAAGGAGCTGCTGACCTTGTTTTGACCTTTTTAGGCCCCATTTTAGTCATTACACTTCTGTATTTGCGAGTTTTTatggtggctgtgtctcaggctcgtgccatgcgctctcatGTCACAGATGTCACACTTCAGCGTTCAGAGACTGTAAAAGCTAAGAAATCTGAgatgaaagcagccaggactcttggtATTGTAATAGTTGTATTCATTTTGTGCTCCTGTCCATATTACTGTTTCAcagttgaaactgaaaacagctccaTAGGGGCGACCTCTGCAGCCATCCAACTTTGGCTATTGTACTTTAACTCCTGTCTAAACCCTGTGATCTACGTTTTTTTCTACCCCTGGTTCAGAAAAGCTATTAAACAAATTGTTACACTTCAGATACTGCAGCCTGGCTCCTCTGAGACCAGTCTTATGTAG
- the LOC127140808 gene encoding trace amine-associated receptor 7e-like: MEALEDAELCFPQLNNSCRKTTLPHSKAALIYTVLSGITLLIVVLNLLVIISISYFRQLHTTTNLLLLSLAVADFLVGFVQMPTEILHLQGYLNLGDFICALHYFASFLIVSVSVGSMVLISVDRYVAICDPMFYTTKVTLNRARAMRSHIAAVTLQRSETVKAKKSEMKAARTLGVVVVVFLLCSCPYYCVTVAAEHNSVGMSSTVIVIWLLYFNSCLNPVIYVFFYPWFRKSMKYIITLQILKPGSSEANFM; the protein is encoded by the exons aTGGAGGCACTGGAAGATGCTGAACTCTGCTTTCCCCAACTCAACAACTCCTGTAGGAAGACAACTCTTCCTCATTCGAAGGCTGCGCTCATTTACACTGTGCTGTCTGGCATCACTCTGCTCATTGTGGTTCTtaacctgctggtcatcatctctaTCTCATACTTCAG GCAGctccacaccaccaccaacctcctcctcctctctctggctgttgcAGACTTCCTTGTGGGTTTTGTGCAGATGCCAACTGAAATCCTGCACCTCCAAGGCTACTTGAACCTGGGTGATTTCATATGCGCTTTGCATTACTTTGCGAGTTTCCTCATAGTCAGTGTTTCAGTGGGAAGCATGGTGCTCATATCAGTTGACCGTTATGTGGCTATTTGTGATCCAATGTTTTACACCACCAAAGTTACTCTGAATAGA gctcgtgccatgcgctctcatATTGCAGCTGTCACGCTCCAGCGTTCAGAGACTGTCAAAGCTAAGAAATCTGAgatgaaagcagccaggactcttggtgttgtAGTAGTTGTGTTTCTTCTGTGCTCTTGTCCATATTATTGTGTCACTGTTGCAGCTGAGCACAACTCAGTAGGGATGTCATCTACAGTGATTGTGATTTGGCTGTTATATTTTAACTCCTGTCTAAATCCTGTGATCTATGTTTTTTTCTATCCCTGGTTCAGAAAATCTATGAAATATATTATTACACTTCAGATACTGAAGCCTGGCTCCTCTGAGGCCAATTTTATGTAG
- the LOC108872831 gene encoding trace amine-associated receptor 13c-like, translating to MMETLEAAELCVPQLNSSCKKPTQPHTEAMLIYVLLSSMSLVTVALNLLVIISISHFRQLHTPTNILLLSLAVSDLLVGFLLMPVEIIYIEACWFLGDIVCTLYYVVDYIITSASVANMVLISVDRYIAICDPLRYPTKVTKREAKISVCLCWVCSVIYRILLLNDHLEQPGRSISCLGECVVIINYIAGLIDLVFTFFIPTSIIIILYFRIFIVAVSHARAMRSHIAAVTARHSGTVTVKKREMKAATTLGIVIVVFLFCFCPYYFPALAGEDTSVDASSVAFELWLTHFNSCVNPVIYAFFYPWFRKCIKLILTLQILKPGSRDTHLL from the exons ATGATGGAGACTCTGGAAGCAGCTGAACTCTGTGTTCCACAGCTAAACTCCTCCTGCAAGAAGCCTACACAGCCTCACACTGAGGCCATGCTGATTTATGTTCTGCTTTCCTCCATGTCTCTTGTCACTGTGGCTCTtaacctgctggtcatcatctccatctcccatTTCAG GCAACTCCACACCCCTACCAAcatcctgctcctctctctggctgtgtcAGACCTGTTGGTGGGTTTCCTGCTGATGCCAGTTGAAATTATCTACATAGAGGCGTGCTGGTTTCTTGGTGACATTGTATGCACTCTGTATTATGTTGTAGACTACATCATTACCTCTGCCTCAGTAGCTAACATGGTGCTCATATCGGTGGACCGCTATATAGCTATTTGTGACCCCCTGCGTTACCCCACCAAAGTCACTAAGAGAGAAGCAAAAAttagtgtttgtctgtgttgggtTTGTTCTGTTATATATAGGATTCTCCTTTTAAATGATCACCTGGAACAACCAGGCAGGTCTATCTCGTGTTTGGGAGAGTGTGTGGTTATCATAAATTACATTGCAGGACTTATTGACCTTGTTTTCACCTTTTTTATACCAACTTCTATCAttataattttgtattttagaaTATTTATAGTGGCTGTGTCCCATGCTCGAGCCATGCGCTCTCATATTGCAGCTGTAACAGCCCGGCATTCAGGGACTGTAACTGTGAAGAAAAGGGAGATGAAAGCAGCCACAACTCTTGGTATTGTTATagttgtctttttgttttgtttctgtccatACTATTTCCCTGCTTTGGCAGGTGAAGACACTTCAGTTGATGCTTCATCTGTAGCCTTTGAGCTCTGGCTGACACATTTCAACTCCTGTGTGAACCCTGTCATCTATGCCTTTTTCTACCCCTGGTTcagaaaatgtataaaactCATTTTGACACTTCAGATACTGAAGCCTGGCTCCCGTGATACTCATCTACTATAG
- the LOC127140809 gene encoding trace amine-associated receptor 13c-like, producing the protein MVLISVDRYVAICYPLHYPTKVTPKTGTICVSLCWIYSVTYSIILLYDNLKQPGRYNSCKGECVLKIVGAVDVVVGFIIPITVIIVLYMRVFVVAVSHARAMKSHIASGSLQHQKTVKVKKSEIKAAKTLGILVAVFLMCYSPYYCVSLTGNIILIGSSIEVFMIFVMYFNSCLNPIIYALFYPWFKKAARLIVTLQILKADSCEAKLL; encoded by the coding sequence ATGGTGCTCATATCTGTTGACCGCTATGTGGCTATTTGTTACCCTCTACATTACCCTACCAAAGTCACTCCAAAAACTGGAACAATATGTGTTTCCTTGTGTTGGATTTATTCTGTTACTTACAGCATTATTCTTTTATATGATAACCTGAAGCAACCAGGCAGGTATAATTCCTGTAAAGGGGAATGTGTGCTCAAAATTGTAGGagctgttgatgttgttgttggtttcaTTATTCCCATTACTGTCATCATAGTTCTGTATatgagagtgtttgtggtggctgtgtctcatGCTCGTGCCATGAAGTCCCACATTGCATCTGGCTCTCTCCAACATCAGAAAACTGTAAAAGTTAAGAAATCGGagataaaagcagcaaagacACTTGGCATTCTTGTAGctgtgtttctgatgtgttaCTCCCCATATTACTGTGTGTCTCTCACAGGCAACATCATCTTAATAGGTTCTTCAATCGaggtttttatgatttttgtaatgtattttaattcCTGTCTAAACCCCATCATCTATGCCCTTTTCTACCCCTGGTTTAAAAAAGCTGCTCGACTTATTGTTACATTACAGATCCTGAAGGCTGACTCATGTGAGGCCAAGCTACTGTAA